ATCTTTAAACTGGGCAAATATATCACCCTGATGCCCTACAGCGTCATCTCTGGCTTTATGTCTGGGATTGGCGTAATCCTCATCATTCTGCAAATTGCTCCCTTTCTGGGACAGGCTGCACCCAAGGGGGGTGTACTGGGCACAGTGACTGCCATTCCCCAACTGATCGCCAAGGCGAACCCACCCGAAGTGATCTTGGGGGGCATGACCTTGGCAATTATCTTCCTGATGCCCAAGCGCTTCAAGCAGATTGTGCCACCGCAGCTAGTTGCACTGATTGTAGGCACGATCGTCTCCCTAACCATCTTCGGGGCCGTGGATATTCGTCGAATTGGAGATTTAGGCGAGATTCCCGTTGGGTTACCTCAGTTTCGCCTACCTACCTTCTCCCCTGGTCAACTCACCACCATGTTTGTGAATGGGGTCATGTTGGGGATGCTGGGGTGTATTGATACCCTCTTAACCGCTGTGATTGCTGATAGCCTCACCCGTACAGAGCACAATTCTGACAAGGAACTGATCGGTCAAGGCATTGGCAACATTGTGTCGGGGTTTTGTGGTGGGTTGCCCGGTGCTGGTGCTACCATGGGAACGGTGGTTAACATTCAAACTGGGGCAAAGACGGCAGTTTCTGGTTTGACGCGGGCATTGATTTTGTTAGTGGTGGTGTTGGGGGCGGCTCGCTTTACCCAGCCGATTCCGATGGCAGTGCTGGCCGGCATTGCGCTTAAGGTAGGTATTGACATCCTAGACTGGAGTTTCCTGAAGCGGTCCCACAAGGTTTCGGTCAAGGGTTCGCTGATCATGTACGGGGTCTTACTGCTGACCGTATTTGTGGATTTGATTGTGGCCGTGGGCATTGGGGTCTTTGTTGCCAACATTCTGACGATCGAGCGTCTGAGCAGCCTGCAATCCAAGGAAATTAAGCTGATTACAGACACCGATGATGATGTGCCTCTCAACGATGAGGAGAAACAATTACTAGACAAGGCCCAGGGACGGGTACTATTGTTCTATCTCAGTGGCCCCATGATTTTTGGCTTGTCGAAGGCGATCGCCCGCGAACACAACGCCATGCAGGATGCCGATGTCCTCGTGATGGATCTAACCGACGTGCCTCTGCTGGGTGTGACCGCCTCCCTAGCCATTGAAAATGCCATTCGCGATGCCCACGACAAGGGCCTCCAGATATACATTGTTGGTGCTAGCAGCAAGATCCAAAACCGCCTGAGCCGCTTGGGACTGTTTGACCTGATCACGCAAGAGCATGTGCTGGAAAATCGCACAGAAGCCCTGCGGCAAGCAGTGGATTACGTCTGCAGCAAGCAAGTTGCTGTCTAGTGCAGCTCACCATAAGCTCACCATAGGGTAATGTTGACTCCTGAGGTCGTGACCATAGGGATAAGTTGTCGTGACTATAAGGATAAGTTTTAGTGTAG
The Cyanobacteriota bacterium genome window above contains:
- a CDS encoding SulP family inorganic anion transporter — translated: MGITNHIRFDNLRGDIFGGVTAAIVSLPLALAFGVASGAGPIAGLYGAVCVGFFAALFGGTPTLISEPTGPMTVVMTTIVAGLTASNPENGLAMAFTVVMLAGLFQIIFGIFKLGKYITLMPYSVISGFMSGIGVILIILQIAPFLGQAAPKGGVLGTVTAIPQLIAKANPPEVILGGMTLAIIFLMPKRFKQIVPPQLVALIVGTIVSLTIFGAVDIRRIGDLGEIPVGLPQFRLPTFSPGQLTTMFVNGVMLGMLGCIDTLLTAVIADSLTRTEHNSDKELIGQGIGNIVSGFCGGLPGAGATMGTVVNIQTGAKTAVSGLTRALILLVVVLGAARFTQPIPMAVLAGIALKVGIDILDWSFLKRSHKVSVKGSLIMYGVLLLTVFVDLIVAVGIGVFVANILTIERLSSLQSKEIKLITDTDDDVPLNDEEKQLLDKAQGRVLLFYLSGPMIFGLSKAIAREHNAMQDADVLVMDLTDVPLLGVTASLAIENAIRDAHDKGLQIYIVGASSKIQNRLSRLGLFDLITQEHVLENRTEALRQAVDYVCSKQVAV